In Leptospira fletcheri, the genomic window GAATCCCACCTAAAGCGTTACCGAGAAATGACTTTCGAGTCACGGATACCATTAAACCGGGAAATTCGCTCAAAAGTTCCGTTACGGAAGAAAGCACCGAAAAACTGACCATCGGATCCGGACTTAAAAAAAACCCCATTCCGGGATCGTACACGATCCGTTCCGGAGCAACATCCCATCCCTCCAAAGTCTTCTTCCTCTCCCGGAAAAAAGAGACGATCTCCCGCAGTACCGTGTCCCGACTCAAAGGAGAATCCTGCTTCGCTTTGTCTCCATGATTATGCGAATACATAACGACGTATTTCGTTCGGGAAGAAGGAAATTTCCTGAGAATCTCTCCGCTCTCCGCGTCCGTAAAGGCCCGAATATTATTTATAAAATCGACTCCCGCTTGCAGAGCTTTTTCGATCACGTAAGGCTTGAATGTATCGACGGAGACGGTTATCTTCCGATTTTTAAGTTCCAGGATGATCTCCTTCATCCTCTCCCATTCCGTTTCCGGTTCCACCCAACCTGCTTCCACATTCGAGGATTGAGCTCCGATATCGACGACGTCCGCCCCTTCTTGTACCAAGGACAGAGCTTTTTGAAAGGCAAGGTCAGGATCAAGATACCTTCCTCCGTCGGAGAAAGAATCGGAAGTGATATTCAAAACCCCGAAAATCTGGGGCTTAGGGGGAAATCGCATCCCGATTCTCGGGTTCATCGCGTCAGTTTCCATATTGATCCTTTGCGGTTTCCTTCCGATACTAGAGGAATCAGGGGGAAAATCCAGGGATTTTCCGATTAGCGAGAATAAACAGTATGTCATTTTACAATCGAAACAGCTTCCCGAATCTCCGCTCGCTAAAGGCCTTCCTTCTTTCCACTTGTATTCTAATCGGATCCGGCCTCCCTTTTTACGGAGATCGATCGGCTCAGCCTCTGCCTTCCTTGGCGGAACGTTTTTTCGGACCTCCTTTAAATACCCAGAACGACGAATACAATCCGGTGATCAGTCCCGATGGTCGTTACCTGATCTTCCAATCGAATCGACCGGGCGGAGAGGGAGAAATGGATTTATGGCTTTCCGAAAACGCGAATTACAAAAGTCGCGACGGAGAAACCGATTGGCGAAAACCGGTGAATTTGAACCAGGACATCTGGGAAAAAAACAAAAAGGAACTCCCCGCAGGAGAGCGACCGGCCAAACTTCTGAATACGGACCGATTCGAAGGAGGAATATCCATCCGTTTCGACGATCTCGGGAATCCGGCAGAAATTTTCTTCACTTCGATAAGAAACGAAAAAGCGGATCGATCCGGTTTTGA contains:
- the folP gene encoding dihydropteroate synthase; its protein translation is MNPRIGMRFPPKPQIFGVLNITSDSFSDGGRYLDPDLAFQKALSLVQEGADVVDIGAQSSNVEAGWVEPETEWERMKEIILELKNRKITVSVDTFKPYVIEKALQAGVDFINNIRAFTDAESGEILRKFPSSRTKYVVMYSHNHGDKAKQDSPLSRDTVLREIVSFFRERKKTLEGWDVAPERIVYDPGMGFFLSPDPMVSFSVLSSVTELLSEFPGLMVSVTRKSFLGNALGGIPVEERDIPTAICELSLWLRNVPMIRTHSPSKLLQAIRTWKLSNGEDS